In one window of Candidatus Rokuibacteriota bacterium DNA:
- a CDS encoding ATP-binding cassette domain-containing protein, whose amino-acid sequence MIRLDGVSKVYRVGPVTVRALADVSFQVDKGEFAVLAGPSGAGKTTLLRLLYGAELPSEGEIEVAGFDVTGLRRAEGPELRRVIGIVFQDAKLLPGRTVYENIAFVLRVLGAPRREVTPRVFEALKAVGLSARAQALPAQLSMGEQQRAALARALVKDPVVLLADEPTGNLDERMSEEIVDLFGEVWKRGTTILLASHSAALVTRLRRRTLVLDAGRLVKDEGG is encoded by the coding sequence ATGATCCGTCTCGACGGTGTGTCGAAGGTCTACCGGGTGGGGCCGGTCACGGTCCGGGCGCTCGCCGATGTCTCCTTCCAGGTTGACAAGGGCGAGTTCGCCGTCCTGGCCGGCCCGAGCGGCGCGGGCAAGACGACGCTCCTCCGCCTCCTCTACGGCGCCGAGCTCCCCTCGGAGGGCGAGATCGAGGTCGCGGGCTTCGACGTGACAGGGCTGCGCCGGGCCGAGGGCCCCGAGCTCCGCCGCGTCATCGGCATCGTCTTCCAGGACGCCAAGCTCCTGCCGGGCCGGACGGTGTACGAGAACATCGCCTTTGTCCTGCGCGTCCTCGGCGCCCCGCGGCGCGAGGTCACGCCGCGGGTGTTCGAGGCGCTGAAGGCCGTCGGGCTCTCCGCCCGGGCGCAGGCGCTGCCGGCTCAGCTCTCCATGGGGGAGCAGCAGCGGGCGGCCCTCGCGCGGGCCCTGGTCAAGGACCCCGTGGTGCTCCTGGCCGATGAGCCCACCGGGAACCTGGACGAAAGGATGTCCGAGGAGATCGTGGACCTCTTCGGCGAGGTCTGGAAGCGCGGGACGACGATCCTGCTGGCGAGCCACAGCGCGGCGCTGGTCACGCGGCTCAGGCGGCGCACGCTCGTGCTCGACGCCGGCAGGCTGGTGAAGGACGAGGGCGGCTAG
- a CDS encoding S41 family peptidase, with product MSSLRQMTKAFLVSALLVLLTLSLGGTGASKSPETGATYETLRLFTEVLSIVQGQYVDEIPPKDLIYNAIKGTLRGLDPHSSFLDPEMYREMQVETTGSFGGLGIEITLKDDVLTVVAPIEGTPAHRAGIHPGDRIVKIEGISTKDMQLGEAVKRMRGKPGTKVTISIAREGWLEAREFTITREQIRVQSVRTQEFEPGIGYVRIRQFQEQTAPDLEAVLEKLTKNGTLQGLVLDLRNNPGGLLTAAVDVAEKFLDDGKLVVYTEGRVQSQNMRFTAHTKKAFTGFPIVALINQGSASASEIVAGALQDWNRAILIGTQTFGK from the coding sequence ATGAGTTCCCTTCGACAGATGACGAAAGCCTTCCTGGTCTCGGCCCTGCTCGTCCTGCTGACCCTGTCCCTCGGCGGGACCGGGGCCAGCAAGAGCCCCGAGACCGGCGCGACGTACGAGACGCTCCGGCTCTTTACGGAGGTGCTCTCCATCGTCCAGGGCCAGTACGTGGACGAGATACCGCCCAAGGACCTGATCTACAACGCCATCAAGGGCACGCTGCGGGGTCTGGACCCGCACAGCTCCTTCCTCGATCCCGAAATGTACCGGGAGATGCAGGTCGAGACGACGGGGAGCTTCGGGGGGCTCGGCATCGAGATCACGCTGAAGGACGACGTGCTCACCGTCGTGGCGCCGATCGAAGGGACGCCCGCCCACCGGGCCGGGATCCACCCGGGCGACCGGATCGTCAAGATCGAGGGCATCTCCACCAAGGACATGCAGCTCGGCGAGGCGGTGAAGCGGATGCGCGGGAAGCCGGGGACCAAGGTCACGATCTCCATCGCGCGCGAGGGGTGGCTCGAAGCGCGGGAGTTCACGATCACCCGCGAGCAGATCCGCGTCCAGTCGGTGCGGACCCAGGAGTTCGAGCCGGGGATCGGCTACGTCCGGATCCGCCAGTTCCAGGAGCAGACCGCGCCGGACCTGGAGGCCGTGCTGGAGAAGCTGACGAAGAACGGCACCCTCCAGGGCCTCGTTCTGGACCTCAGGAACAACCCCGGGGGGCTCCTGACGGCAGCCGTGGACGTGGCGGAGAAGTTCCTTGACGACGGCAAGCTGGTGGTCTACACGGAGGGTCGGGTCCAGAGCCAGAACATGCGTTTCACGGCGCACACGAAGAAGGCCTTCACGGGCTTCCCGATCGTGGCGCTGATCAACCAGGGCAGCGCGTCGGCCTCCGAGATCGTCGCGGGTGCCCTTCAGGATTGGAACCGGGCGATCCTCATCGGCACCCAGACCTTCGGCAAGG
- a CDS encoding peptidoglycan DD-metalloendopeptidase family protein, whose amino-acid sequence MRRWLVVFVLLPFVWALPVSAQRKDGSTLKEKERTLQRTQRQLREERAKAAEARKKEASLLTELEEIDRKLAAKRSELARLDGQFKKAEAKIARLEGEIRGLEKRRTAQEQALARRLRALYKLHTQGGMLPVVLGVDDPVARAVRLRHLTTLATVDARLIQEYRDTGDSLTARKAEGEARKRDLSTLRQRVALERAEVDREAARRRVLLAKVQDQRAYHERMVGELSEAAKRLEAFIRELQAKARRVAKVPPAAGIRPPAVGFGTLRGRLPWPTEGRVVSAFGEQIHPRFGTRTFRNGIDIEASEGTDIQAVYAGHVVYTGWFKGYGNLIILDHGNDYYTLYAHVAEIRVGEGEDVRQGQVIGTVGDTGSLAGSRLYFEVRYQGRPEDPAEWLRQRG is encoded by the coding sequence GTGAGGCGCTGGCTCGTGGTTTTCGTCCTCCTGCCGTTCGTCTGGGCCCTTCCGGTCTCCGCCCAACGCAAGGACGGCTCGACGCTCAAGGAGAAGGAGCGGACGCTCCAGCGTACCCAGCGTCAGCTCCGCGAGGAGCGGGCGAAGGCGGCGGAGGCCAGGAAGAAAGAAGCGTCGCTCCTGACCGAGCTCGAGGAGATCGACCGGAAGCTGGCCGCCAAGCGCAGCGAGCTGGCCCGCCTCGACGGGCAGTTCAAGAAGGCCGAGGCCAAGATCGCGAGGCTGGAAGGCGAGATCCGAGGGCTCGAGAAGCGGCGGACGGCCCAGGAGCAGGCGCTCGCCCGCAGGCTCCGCGCGCTGTACAAGCTCCACACCCAGGGGGGAATGCTCCCCGTCGTGCTCGGCGTGGATGACCCGGTGGCGCGGGCGGTCCGGCTCCGGCACCTGACCACGCTGGCGACTGTGGACGCCAGGCTCATTCAGGAGTATCGTGATACGGGAGACAGCCTGACTGCGCGGAAGGCCGAGGGGGAAGCCCGGAAGCGGGATCTCTCGACGCTGCGGCAGCGGGTTGCCCTGGAGCGCGCCGAGGTCGATCGCGAGGCGGCCCGGCGCCGGGTGCTCCTGGCGAAGGTTCAGGACCAGCGCGCCTACCACGAGCGGATGGTGGGCGAGCTGTCGGAAGCCGCCAAACGCCTGGAGGCGTTCATCCGGGAGCTCCAGGCTAAGGCGCGCCGCGTGGCGAAGGTCCCGCCGGCGGCCGGCATCCGGCCCCCCGCGGTCGGGTTCGGTACGCTGCGGGGGCGGCTGCCGTGGCCCACCGAGGGCCGGGTCGTGTCCGCCTTCGGCGAACAGATCCACCCGCGCTTCGGCACCCGGACCTTCAGGAACGGGATCGACATCGAAGCCAGCGAGGGGACGGACATCCAGGCCGTGTACGCCGGTCACGTGGTGTACACGGGGTGGTTCAAGGGGTACGGGAACCTGATCATCCTGGATCACGGCAACGATTACTACACGCTCTACGCCCACGTTGCGGAGATCCGCGTGGGGGAAGGTGAGGACGTGCGGCAGGGTCAGGTCATCGGCACGGTCGGCGACACCGGGTCGCTGGCCGGATCGCGCCTCTACTTCGAGGTACGCTACCAGGGGCGGCCCGAGGATCCTGCCGAGTGGCTTCGACAGCGCGGTTAG